A DNA window from Candidatus Protochlamydia naegleriophila contains the following coding sequences:
- a CDS encoding chemotaxis protein CheA, which yields MDQQERDFLVHLLQTYRIESNDLLQALTEGLLALEKHPSQIQEQELVETIFRAAHSLKSASRSVDFFATEKLCQALESVLSAWKQQDIASSPQLFDTFFEALDWIRHSILQSEFSEVPHDEVMLEALLAQLSELLHPSLPKSPIEPSSLSPRQDSTLEQPTPSIVVKDKDCAIRLSSVKLNHLLEQIEETVALKFMAKQRLQELKNIQAILVDWDKRQGPSPTLAHSTKDAGHSITKEINAYLQTGIKQASQDARLATHLVDQIVEGVKHLLLQPFANLFDLFPKMIRDISHSLHKDIHLECQGGEIEVDRRILEELRDPFTHLLRNSIDHGIELPEERIRKHKSPIGHLKIQAVHGNGQKVEILICDDGKGIDTDKIKQAALQQGIIKEQDWQKLSDEESINLIFQSGLSTSPTLSTLSGRGLGMGIVAEKIEKLGGSICVETQKDRGTTFHLTIPVNLAAFRGIHVKAAKRSFILSSHHIKKIIKLPPSAPISNSRQTIVFEQQELPYTELASFFSPSDNPPSFALIITAANKLVGLGVDEIWNEQEILVKHLGTQILHAQNIAAATMSESGQVIPILDPFDLVKSILKKSNG from the coding sequence ATGGACCAACAGGAACGCGATTTTTTAGTCCATTTACTGCAAACCTACCGAATCGAAAGCAATGATCTGCTGCAAGCACTAACCGAGGGGTTGCTCGCTCTGGAAAAGCATCCCTCACAGATCCAAGAACAAGAGTTAGTCGAAACCATTTTTCGCGCCGCCCACAGCCTTAAAAGCGCTTCTCGATCGGTCGACTTCTTTGCCACCGAAAAGCTTTGTCAAGCGCTTGAAAGCGTCTTGTCGGCGTGGAAACAGCAAGACATTGCCTCATCGCCGCAACTATTTGACACTTTTTTTGAAGCGCTCGATTGGATCCGTCACTCCATTCTACAATCAGAATTTTCAGAAGTCCCTCACGATGAAGTGATGCTCGAAGCCTTATTAGCGCAATTAAGCGAATTGCTTCACCCTTCATTACCAAAAAGCCCAATAGAGCCCTCATCTTTATCACCCCGTCAGGATTCAACTTTAGAACAGCCCACACCTTCGATTGTCGTAAAAGACAAGGATTGTGCCATCCGGCTCTCGTCAGTTAAGTTAAACCATCTCCTCGAACAAATTGAAGAGACCGTGGCTCTGAAATTCATGGCAAAACAGCGCTTGCAAGAATTGAAAAACATTCAAGCGATCCTAGTCGACTGGGACAAAAGACAAGGCCCATCTCCAACTCTTGCTCATTCTACAAAAGATGCCGGACACTCAATCACAAAAGAGATCAATGCTTATCTCCAAACGGGCATTAAACAAGCCTCTCAAGATGCCCGTTTGGCGACCCATCTAGTCGATCAGATTGTTGAAGGCGTTAAACACCTCCTGCTGCAACCCTTTGCAAATCTGTTCGACTTATTCCCTAAAATGATTCGTGACATCTCTCACTCCCTTCACAAAGATATTCATTTAGAATGCCAGGGAGGAGAAATAGAAGTTGATCGGCGCATCTTAGAAGAGCTGAGAGATCCCTTTACCCATCTACTCCGCAACAGCATCGATCATGGAATTGAGCTTCCGGAAGAAAGGATTCGCAAACACAAATCACCAATCGGTCATTTAAAGATTCAAGCCGTTCATGGCAATGGACAAAAAGTTGAGATCCTCATTTGCGACGACGGCAAAGGAATCGATACAGATAAAATCAAGCAGGCTGCTTTACAGCAAGGGATCATCAAAGAACAAGACTGGCAAAAACTGAGCGATGAAGAGAGCATCAACCTGATTTTCCAATCAGGTTTGTCTACAAGCCCCACTCTGAGTACCCTTTCAGGGCGCGGACTGGGAATGGGGATTGTCGCTGAAAAAATTGAAAAGCTTGGGGGATCGATCTGCGTCGAAACCCAAAAAGATCGCGGCACAACTTTTCACCTCACCATTCCGGTCAATTTGGCTGCATTTCGCGGCATCCACGTAAAAGCAGCCAAGCGCAGCTTCATTCTTTCCTCTCACCACATCAAAAAAATCATTAAACTCCCCCCTTCGGCCCCCATTTCAAACAGCAGGCAAACGATTGTCTTCGAACAGCAAGAGCTTCCCTATACTGAACTAGCCTCCTTTTTTTCCCCTTCTGATAATCCCCCCTCTTTTGCTCTCATTATAACTGCAGCCAATAAACTTGTAGGCTTGGGAGTCGATGAAATTTGGAACGAACAAGAGATCCTCGTCAAACATTTGGGAACACAAATTCTGCATGCCCAAAATATTGCTGCAGCTACCATGTCTGAATCAGGACAAGTGATTCCCATCCTAGACCCTTTTGACTTAGTTAAGTCCATTCTAAAAAAATCGAATGGCTAA
- a CDS encoding methyl-accepting chemotaxis protein, protein MPMKYRLLFLILLPFIILMGFITQFLYLDYQDIQDKNQIIELSTLSDNISLLVDSLQEELTLSVLKLQQNGDRYHEDLREARNQTDELIAMIKKFVNQITFKIPGTNLPSLFQKTFNRLNNLDQMRLQIDQKESTPQELSNYIDEINAELIDHISNLARQTKDVDLAKALFAYMNLIYEKLETNQEKRLVFLSLLNGQLTSNQYARLLNSIGQQAAFKKVFFEIATDSQEALYKTIMRSPYVRTAAQIEETLTEAGPDKALTTDAQHWWDAQTEKIDLLREVELRLQGESIRNTLASKEVLERNIFVTLLIALLTLGITLYLLLHNLRLLAQKLQQEIRLLSHSGSDMLEAVSEASNITKSTADSVNNTAATVKELKKTADISSEQAKHVAKVSDQTLQVLHENEQAIDETIQGMHHIQDDMKIISQSIAQLNEHSQAIGVIIDTVNELAEQSHLLAVNAAIEAAKAGDQGKGFAVVAQEVRSLADQSKQATVQVRNILHDIQQAMRSAVHAAEQGTQTVANGVIQSSQTNQSIRSLAKEISNVVQAANQIAHSSQQQLIGVEQVATAMIQIKDATQQQVDHMHQIESGIKGLNAVGNNLKELSHEYKQ, encoded by the coding sequence ATGCCCATGAAATATCGCCTGCTCTTTTTAATTTTACTGCCTTTTATTATTTTAATGGGCTTTATCACCCAGTTTTTGTACTTGGATTATCAAGACATTCAAGACAAAAACCAAATTATCGAATTATCTACTTTGAGCGACAATATCAGCTTGCTCGTAGATTCTCTCCAAGAGGAATTGACTCTTTCCGTTTTAAAGTTACAGCAAAACGGCGACCGCTATCATGAGGATTTAAGAGAGGCGCGCAATCAAACCGATGAGCTCATTGCCATGATTAAAAAATTCGTCAATCAGATTACTTTCAAAATTCCGGGCACTAACTTACCTTCCCTTTTTCAGAAAACCTTTAACAGGTTGAACAATCTAGATCAAATGCGGCTCCAAATTGATCAAAAAGAATCTACGCCACAAGAATTGAGCAATTATATTGATGAAATCAACGCCGAACTCATCGATCACATTTCCAATTTAGCACGCCAAACTAAAGATGTGGATCTTGCTAAGGCGTTATTCGCCTATATGAATCTCATTTATGAAAAATTGGAAACAAACCAGGAAAAACGGCTCGTTTTTTTAAGCTTACTAAATGGACAGCTGACATCCAATCAATATGCCCGGCTGCTCAATTCAATTGGACAACAGGCAGCATTCAAAAAAGTGTTCTTTGAAATAGCCACAGACTCTCAAGAGGCCCTCTATAAAACGATCATGCGCAGTCCTTACGTACGCACGGCTGCACAAATAGAGGAAACACTAACGGAGGCCGGACCAGACAAGGCTTTAACAACCGATGCCCAGCATTGGTGGGATGCTCAAACAGAGAAAATCGATTTATTACGCGAAGTGGAATTGCGCCTACAGGGAGAGAGTATTCGCAATACTCTTGCAAGTAAAGAAGTCTTAGAAAGAAACATTTTTGTCACTTTATTAATCGCTCTTTTGACTTTGGGGATTACACTCTACCTTCTGCTGCATAATTTAAGGCTGCTGGCGCAAAAACTGCAGCAAGAAATACGTTTGCTTTCGCATTCTGGAAGCGACATGCTCGAAGCTGTAAGCGAAGCCTCCAACATTACAAAATCCACGGCAGACTCTGTCAATAATACAGCAGCAACCGTTAAAGAACTAAAAAAAACAGCTGATATTTCTTCCGAGCAAGCCAAGCATGTAGCCAAGGTATCGGATCAAACACTGCAAGTCTTGCATGAAAATGAACAGGCTATTGACGAAACAATTCAAGGCATGCATCACATTCAAGATGATATGAAGATAATCTCCCAAAGCATTGCCCAGCTAAATGAACATAGCCAAGCCATAGGAGTGATCATTGATACGGTTAACGAGCTGGCTGAGCAGTCTCATTTGCTAGCTGTGAATGCTGCTATCGAAGCTGCCAAAGCCGGCGACCAGGGCAAAGGATTTGCTGTCGTCGCACAAGAGGTCCGAAGTTTAGCAGATCAATCTAAGCAGGCAACCGTACAAGTCCGCAATATTTTGCATGACATTCAGCAAGCCATGCGATCTGCCGTCCATGCAGCGGAGCAAGGAACGCAAACGGTGGCAAATGGCGTAATTCAATCGTCACAAACCAACCAATCCATCCGATCACTTGCTAAGGAAATTTCCAATGTCGTCCAAGCGGCTAATCAAATTGCCCACTCGAGCCAGCAACAACTGATAGGCGTAGAGCAGGTTGCTACAGCCATGATCCAGATCAAAGATGCCACCCAGCAACAAGTCGACCATATGCACCAGATTGAATCGGGCATCAAAGGACTCAATGCTGTTGGCAATAATTTGAAGGAACTTTCGCATGAATACAAACAGTAG
- a CDS encoding chemotaxis protein CheW yields MSLPTPHFLSQNILNEEEAKLATPLKFNSESLHVVVFTINQQAYAIESRFIKEVFTIKELTPLFDMPPHFKGVVNLKRRIIAVFDLAIVLGLAPVKARTNSLAILLTNQLREFAIIIETVDRTETLPAESLSPYPGIWQKHIKGEFSGQLILIDGETLIEDSHLLIQERANQALAQEND; encoded by the coding sequence ATGTCCCTTCCAACGCCGCATTTCCTTTCTCAGAACATTTTAAATGAAGAGGAGGCGAAGTTAGCCACACCTTTAAAGTTCAATTCAGAATCCCTTCATGTGGTTGTCTTTACCATCAATCAGCAGGCATACGCAATTGAGTCTAGATTTATTAAAGAAGTTTTTACCATTAAAGAACTCACCCCTCTTTTTGACATGCCACCCCATTTTAAAGGCGTTGTGAATCTAAAAAGAAGGATTATCGCTGTCTTTGATCTAGCGATTGTCCTTGGGCTAGCGCCAGTGAAAGCGCGTACAAATTCTCTTGCCATCCTTTTAACCAATCAGTTGCGCGAATTTGCCATTATCATCGAGACTGTTGACCGAACAGAAACGTTGCCCGCTGAATCACTCTCTCCTTATCCTGGCATCTGGCAAAAACACATCAAGGGAGAGTTCAGCGGTCAATTAATACTCATCGATGGAGAAACTCTTATAGAAGATTCCCATCTACTCATACAAGAAAGAGCCAATCAAGCGCTTGCTCAGGAGAACGACTAA
- a CDS encoding tetratricopeptide repeat protein — MSVYYFSNIDTLQNTIIDPHSHYSEAAEIDRDEVIHFNRLYAKVGKITKKHGVVWRVGQIIISILTAFAICPLFSASCRQFIKNSWKKGTSGQEEICLYVLKTLAQDLILKGCSAFLDKQWEEAFRQINLAVILEPGKALTTRGFFYTVKNRFDEALNDYNKALERNHDSVTTLLCRGELYKELDRYDDALEDFTEALKIEPTSASVLRSRGDLFCAQGLLEEAMRDYDESLYMDYNLVTLLNRVDLYRKLGRNEEALEDLSGFLAIEPGSASALRYRGNLYRQLGRLEEALEDLNGSLAVKPRSASDLHYRGDVYRQLGRLEEALEDLNSSLAIKPGSAAVLGCRENVYRQLGRLE, encoded by the coding sequence ATGTCTGTTTATTATTTTTCTAATATCGATACTCTTCAAAATACAATAATAGATCCTCATTCTCATTATAGCGAAGCTGCCGAGATTGATCGGGATGAGGTGATTCATTTCAATAGGCTCTATGCTAAAGTTGGGAAAATCACTAAAAAGCATGGCGTAGTTTGGCGGGTGGGTCAAATCATAATAAGCATTCTAACCGCTTTTGCCATTTGTCCATTATTTTCCGCATCTTGTCGTCAATTTATTAAAAATTCTTGGAAAAAAGGGACAAGTGGACAAGAAGAGATCTGCCTGTATGTTTTAAAAACATTAGCACAAGATTTGATTTTGAAGGGCTGTTCAGCTTTTTTAGACAAACAGTGGGAAGAGGCTTTTAGACAGATCAATCTTGCGGTGATTCTTGAGCCTGGTAAGGCTTTAACTACTCGAGGTTTTTTTTATACTGTAAAAAATAGGTTTGACGAAGCCTTGAACGATTACAATAAAGCTTTAGAGCGAAACCACGATTCGGTTACAACCTTACTCTGTCGCGGCGAGCTTTATAAAGAATTAGACAGATATGATGATGCTTTAGAAGATTTCACTGAGGCTTTGAAGATAGAACCAACGTCAGCCAGTGTTTTGCGTTCTCGAGGTGATCTTTTTTGTGCACAGGGCTTGTTAGAAGAGGCAATGCGGGATTACGATGAATCATTATATATGGATTACAATTTAGTGACTCTACTAAATAGAGTGGATCTATATCGCAAATTAGGGAGGAATGAGGAAGCGTTAGAAGACCTCAGTGGCTTTTTGGCTATAGAGCCAGGGTCTGCTTCTGCTTTACGCTATCGAGGGAATCTATATCGTCAATTAGGTCGATTGGAAGAGGCATTAGAAGACCTCAATGGCTCTTTGGCTGTAAAGCCAAGGTCCGCTTCTGATTTGCATTATCGAGGAGACGTGTATCGTCAATTAGGCCGATTGGAAGAAGCGTTAGAAGACCTCAATAGTTCCTTAGCTATAAAGCCTGGCTCAGCTGCTGTTTTGGGTTGTCGGGAGAATGTGTATCGTCAATTAGGTCGATTGGAATAG